One stretch of Lytechinus variegatus isolate NC3 chromosome 17, Lvar_3.0, whole genome shotgun sequence DNA includes these proteins:
- the LOC121431198 gene encoding 5-hydroxytryptamine receptor 4-like: protein MAIIRSVFYAFYAIIFAIGLPSNLVILVVYAAKKKKNGTDVFIMGLSVTDLLSSMICLLKLKVWVASDLYCKIKWFMDAWFISAQWTMTVAISIDRYLAVCFPVHRRPTVRQAIIIVAINYVIAFTLMAPTLPAIHYVELIEDCMYNQDLKWFITYDKYVGQWFLISVICMSSLFYCRTIFALRRLSKIHARLVGNPSSKLAPSSATKHSSHLAQTNTNNSGETASCERIPGQESDQSTVYPVSGSTLPGCIDTSLNVPPKEASLLATTNESSTIQGSQCNLETVSGKHLDVTAPTIPKGAASVVPNAPPSQMVVDRDDKNDSRLSEKKLTTTLGIIISIQVISLIPSIIGRYIPIVVRQAFMSRSNAHHTLYAIIFRLYEVNSFINMFVYWRLNKVFRHDCKVVFGRIWQVVFKK from the coding sequence ATGGCCATTATTCGGAGCGtcttttatgctttttatgcaATCATATTCGCCATCGGACTGCCAAGCAACTTGGTCATTTTGGTGGTTTACGCGgcgaagaagaaaaagaacggAACAGACGTATTCATCATGGGCCTGTCTGTCACCGACTTACTTTCCTCGATGATATGCCTCCTTAAACTTAAGGTATGGGTTGCAAGTGACCTCTATTGCAAAATCAAATGGTTTATGGACGCATGGTTCATAAGTGCTCAGTGGACGATGACAGTAGCTATTAGCATTGACCGATACTTAGCGGTGTGCTTTCCCGTTCACCGTCGGCCGACCGTCCGTCAAGCCATCATCATTGTCGCCATCAATTATGTGATTGCGTTTACTTTAATGGCACCAACTCTTCCGGCGATACATTACGTTGAACTCATCGAAGACTGCATGTACAATCAAGACCTTAAATGGTTCATTACGTATGATAAATATGTTGGACAATGGTTCCTAATTAGCGTTATCTGCATGTCATCGCTTTTTTACTGTCGGACCATTTTTGCCCTTCGTCGCCTGTCAAAGATTCACGCAAGACTTGTTGGCAATCCATCTAGCAAATTGGCACCTTCAAGTGCCACTAAGCATTCTTCGCACCTTGCACAAACCAATACCAACAACTCTGGAGAGACCGCATCATGTGAACGGATACCTGGTCAGGAATCAGATCAATCCACTGTTTACCCCGTTTCGGGAAGCACTTTACCTGGATGCATCGATACATCTTTGAATGTCCCGCCAAAAGAAGCATCTTTACTTGCAACTACAAACGAGTCCTCTACAATTCAAGGATCACAATGCAATCTTGAAACCGTTTCTGGCAAACATCTTGATGTGACTGCTCCTACCATTCCGAAAGGTGCAGCATCGGTGGTCCCCAACGCTCCACCATCCCAGATGGTAGTAGACCGTGATGACAAGAATGACAGCCGACTGTCagaaaagaaattgacgacAACACTTGGTATCATTATCAGTATTCAGGTCATCAGCTTGATACCGTCAATCATCGGTAGATATATACCCATCGTAGTGAGGCAAGCATTCATGAGCAGATCTAACGCACATCATACCCTTTATGCCATCATCTTTCGCCTGTATGAAGTTAACTCGTTCATCAACATGTTTGTTTATTGGCGATTAAACAAGGTTTTTCGCCACGATTGTAAAGTTGTATTCGGACGCATTTGGCAGGTAGTCTTCAAAAAGTAG